The genomic interval CGCGATCGTGGACCGCTCCACCTGGACCCCGGCCCCGATCTTCGACCTCGTCGGCAGGACGGGCCAGGTCGAGCGCCTGGAGCTGGAGAAGACCCTGAACATGGGCGTCGGCATGATCGCGATCGTCCCGGAGGAGTCCGCGGACGTGGCCCTGGAGACCCTGGCCGACCGCGGGGTCGAGGCATGGGTCGCCGGCGAGATCACCGAGCGCGGCGACCACGCGACGGGCGCGGAGCTGGTCGGCACGTATTCGATCTAGAAGCTCCAGCCTGATGAACGGCAGCACAAAACCCGGTCCGGCGGTGTAGCCCCGGACCGGGTGAGGTGCAGTTGTTCCGGAAATGGCGGAAACTGCTGCGAGGGACGCTGTTGCGTTACGCGCCGCGACGTTGCGACTGGGGACCGGACTCGTCGTCCTCGTCCTCGTCGTCGTCGTTATAGAGATCCGCGTACTGAGCGTACGGGTCGTCTTCTTCCTCGTCGTCGTCCTCGAACGGCTCGCCATTCGGCGGCTGGCTCGAAGTCGAAGCGCCCAGCTCATTGGCCAGACGCGAGAGGTCAGTCCCGCCGCTGCTGTACTTCAGCTGGCGGGCGACCTTCGTCTGCTTGGCCTTTGCCCGGCCGCGCCCCATGGCTCGACCCCCTCGGATACGGGGCTCCGTGGCCCCAGAGTCTTGACACGCGTTCATGATCTGGAACGGACTCTCCGTGGAGAGACCGGTCCGTAGGGCTTCCACGGTACCTGAGCCCGCGCCCATACGGTACGTCGCCCGCAGCACGTGCCGGGCTCCAGGACCCGCGAGGTGCCCTGTACTCGCTGGTCAACCGCGATTTTAACCACTTCTTGGCAGGCGACCCGCCGACGAACGTGAGAGTTCTCTCTAAGTCGTCGCCGACGGGTACCGAAGACGCCTGCCGAGCGGCTTACCGGAACCTCAGCGTCCGCGTGCGCCGGCCGCCTCGTGCATCCGCTGCTCGGCGATCCGGTCGGCCGCGGCGGCCGGCGGAATACCGTCTTCCTTCGCACGTGCGAATATTGCCAGCGTGGTGTCGAAGATCCTCGCGGCCTTCGCCTTGCACCGCTCGAAGTCGAACCCGTGCAGCTCGTCGGCCACCTGGATCACGCCACCGGCGTTCACCACGTAGTCCGGCGCGTAGAGGATCCCGCGGTCGGCGAGGTCCTTCTCGACGCCCGGGTGCTCCAGCTGGTTGTTGGCCGCGCCGCACACCACCGTGGCGGTCAGCACCGGCACGGTCGCGTCGTTCAGGGCGCCGCCGAGCGCGCAGGGGGCGTAGATGTCGAGCCCCTCGACCCGGATCAGCGCCTCCGTGTCCGCGACGGCCGTCACGCCCGTCGGGTGCTTGTCGAGGATCCGGCGTACGGACTCCTCGCGCACGTCCGTGATCACGACCTCGGCGCCCTCGTCCCGCAGGTGCTCCACCAGGTGGTGCCCGACCTTGCCGACGCCCGCGATGCCGACCGTACGGCCGCGCAGCGACGGGTCGCCCCACAGGTGCCGGGCGCTCGCCCGCATCCCCTGGAAGACACCGAAGGCGGTCAGCACGGAGGAGTCGCCGGCGCCGCCGTTCTCGGGGGAGCGTCCGGTCGTCCAGCGGCACTCGCGCGCCACGACGTCCATGTCGGCGACATACGTGCCGACGTCGCACGCGGTGACGTAGCGCCCGCCGAGCGAGGCCACGAACCGGCCGTAGGCGAGCAGCAGTTCCTCGGTCTTGTCGCGCTCCGGGTCACCGATGATCACGGCCTTGCCGCCGCCGTGGTCCAGACCGGCCATGGCGTTCTTGTACGACATCCCGCGGGCGAGGTTGAGCGCGTCGGCGACGGCCTCCTCCTCGCTCGCGTACGGGTAGAAGCGCGTACCGCCCAGGGCGGGGCCCAGGGCGGTGTTGTGGATGGCGATGACGGCCTTGAGGCCGCTGGCCCGGTCCTGACAGAGCACGACTTGCTCATGACCGCCCTGGTCGGAGTGGAACAGGGTGTGCAGGACGCCGTTGTCTACGTCGGTCACGGTGGTGACTCCTGGGTAAGTGGCGGCGGTTGGAGACAGGCTCCCGTAGGGGTGGCGGGTACCTGTCGCATGAGCGTAGAGCCTGCGTCGGGCCGCCATCCGTGCAGTGTTCAGGATCACCTACCGAAGGGGGGTGTCCGTGCGACGATTTGCATAGTTTTCCCGCGCGTTCGTGAGCGGGTTCCGGAGGTTTTCCCGACGGTCGGCGGGGGAGGGAGCAGGCGTGCCCAAGAAGGTGTCCTCGGTGATCGTCCCGTACGCGACCTATCTGCGCGTCTACGAGCCGCTGGCCGCCTTCCCCGAGCCCGAGCGCGGCCACTGGACGCGCTACGCCCGCCGCCCCGACCGCCCGTCCTACCAGGACGAACTGCGCCGCGCGCTGGCCGACTTGCTGCCCACCCCGCCCATCCCGGTGCCGGTGCACGAGAGCGCCGACGCCTTCGTGGTGGAGGTCGACGGCGTGGTCTGCGTCTGCCCCTGGCGCACCCGGCTGCGCGGCTGGCAGGCCCTGGGAGACCTCGCGGAGGAGCTTCCGCCGCCGGTCCTGGACGCCGTACTGCCGCCGCTCGTACGGGATCAGGCCACGCAGGACTACGAGCGCTGGCTGGCCCGG from Streptomyces sp. NBC_01288 carries:
- a CDS encoding Leu/Phe/Val dehydrogenase, encoding MTDVDNGVLHTLFHSDQGGHEQVVLCQDRASGLKAVIAIHNTALGPALGGTRFYPYASEEEAVADALNLARGMSYKNAMAGLDHGGGKAVIIGDPERDKTEELLLAYGRFVASLGGRYVTACDVGTYVADMDVVARECRWTTGRSPENGGAGDSSVLTAFGVFQGMRASARHLWGDPSLRGRTVGIAGVGKVGHHLVEHLRDEGAEVVITDVREESVRRILDKHPTGVTAVADTEALIRVEGLDIYAPCALGGALNDATVPVLTATVVCGAANNQLEHPGVEKDLADRGILYAPDYVVNAGGVIQVADELHGFDFERCKAKAARIFDTTLAIFARAKEDGIPPAAAADRIAEQRMHEAAGARGR
- a CDS encoding DUF3073 domain-containing protein codes for the protein MGRGRAKAKQTKVARQLKYSSGGTDLSRLANELGASTSSQPPNGEPFEDDDEEEDDPYAQYADLYNDDDEDEDDESGPQSQRRGA